The Saccharothrix variisporea genome has a segment encoding these proteins:
- a CDS encoding NACHT domain-containing protein produces MSRFRQRAVLVGCVLAALLAAAGLFVTDYGIDPDLWLSGLAVGFLAFLAAFDPWLHRRRAAGLATDDNLDAAVTALAKALHAQWTEESKARGLGDDLLDLHWSSAHGRPGRSDAVVGAFERERRMVFLGEAGSGKSTVAMLLTIGLLDRHVDGPVPVLLPLSTWDPDVEDVRTWMTHRLYEDHPALRNTELYGSYAADLLIEQRRVFPVLDGLDRIPRAKRADALERINRAFPRSSPLVLTSRYDEFAEIGVPVPAADVVELQPLDHEEIAGYLRAHADPLTAARWEPIFLHLRDEPDGRLAEALSTPLSVWLAGVVYAHGEPSELLDRGRFPDRRSIEDHLVDALVDGAFGDRGVAHQARASQVWPRDKARRWLAFLARAAGMEDIAWWRVRRSVHGTWLALLGALALGTIGGVGVAWLMAYASSPKFAPWTGLAAGLLVAAAALHASGTGEPKPRLGVWRSLVVVSGVAGTAVGLAFGALYGVSAGLVVGLGVAVAVALRFALADNAELTHPSSPKWTMARDRIAVWTGSLVLSVVFGAAAGLVFGPRQTGMVGLGLASGLMLGFTLSVLRLRWWWFTVARIWLAVRGKLPWELMVFLEDARKLGVLRQAGACYQFRHALVQERLAGTRAEVPSDV; encoded by the coding sequence GTGTCCCGATTTCGCCAACGCGCCGTGCTCGTGGGGTGTGTCCTGGCCGCCCTGCTCGCGGCGGCCGGGTTGTTCGTCACCGACTACGGCATCGACCCCGACCTGTGGCTGTCCGGGCTGGCGGTCGGGTTCCTCGCGTTCCTCGCCGCGTTCGACCCGTGGCTGCACCGGCGGCGCGCGGCCGGGCTCGCGACCGACGACAACCTCGACGCGGCGGTGACCGCGCTGGCGAAGGCGCTGCACGCGCAGTGGACCGAGGAGTCGAAGGCCCGCGGACTCGGTGACGACCTGCTCGACCTGCACTGGAGTTCCGCGCACGGCCGGCCGGGCCGCAGCGACGCGGTGGTGGGCGCGTTCGAGCGCGAGCGGCGGATGGTGTTCCTCGGCGAGGCCGGGTCCGGCAAGAGCACGGTGGCGATGCTGCTGACGATCGGCCTGCTCGACCGGCACGTCGACGGGCCGGTGCCCGTGCTGCTGCCGCTGTCGACCTGGGACCCGGACGTCGAGGACGTGCGGACGTGGATGACCCACCGGCTCTACGAGGACCACCCGGCCCTGCGCAACACCGAGCTGTACGGCAGCTACGCGGCCGACCTGCTGATCGAGCAGCGGCGGGTGTTCCCGGTGCTGGACGGCCTGGACCGCATCCCGCGCGCCAAGCGGGCGGACGCGCTGGAGCGGATCAACCGGGCGTTCCCCCGGTCCTCGCCGCTGGTGCTGACCAGCCGGTACGACGAGTTCGCCGAGATCGGCGTGCCGGTGCCGGCGGCGGACGTGGTGGAGCTGCAACCGCTGGACCACGAGGAGATCGCGGGCTACCTGCGCGCCCACGCCGACCCGCTGACCGCGGCCCGCTGGGAGCCGATCTTCCTGCACCTGCGCGACGAGCCGGACGGCCGCCTGGCCGAAGCCCTGTCGACGCCGCTGTCGGTGTGGCTCGCGGGGGTCGTCTACGCGCACGGCGAGCCCAGCGAACTGCTGGACCGGGGCCGCTTCCCCGACCGCCGGTCGATCGAGGACCACCTGGTGGACGCGCTGGTCGACGGCGCTTTCGGCGACCGGGGCGTGGCGCACCAGGCGCGGGCGAGCCAGGTGTGGCCGCGGGACAAGGCGCGGCGGTGGCTGGCGTTCCTCGCGCGTGCGGCGGGCATGGAGGACATCGCCTGGTGGCGGGTGCGGCGGTCGGTGCACGGGACGTGGCTGGCCCTGCTGGGCGCGCTCGCCTTGGGGACCATCGGCGGTGTCGGCGTGGCGTGGCTGATGGCCTACGCGAGCTCGCCGAAGTTCGCGCCGTGGACGGGCCTGGCCGCCGGCCTCCTCGTGGCCGCCGCCGCCCTGCACGCGTCCGGCACCGGGGAACCCAAGCCGCGCCTGGGGGTGTGGCGGAGCCTGGTCGTGGTCAGCGGCGTGGCGGGCACGGCCGTGGGGCTGGCGTTCGGCGCGCTGTACGGGGTGTCGGCGGGTCTCGTGGTCGGGCTCGGCGTGGCGGTGGCGGTGGCGCTGCGGTTCGCGTTGGCGGACAACGCGGAGCTGACCCACCCGTCGAGTCCGAAGTGGACGATGGCGCGGGACCGGATCGCGGTGTGGACGGGCTCGCTGGTGCTGTCGGTGGTGTTCGGCGCGGCGGCGGGCCTGGTGTTCGGGCCGCGGCAGACGGGCATGGTCGGGTTGGGCCTGGCCAGCGGCCTGATGCTGGGGTTCACGCTGTCCGTGCTGCGCCTGCGGTGGTGGTGGTTCACGGTGGCGCGGATCTGGCTGGCGGT
- a CDS encoding helix-turn-helix domain-containing protein yields the protein MDKSIDKAVADLGRDIGEYIRQQRNTAKISLRQLAKLAGVSNPYLSQIERGLRKPSAEILQQIAKGLRISAEALYVEAGILEQRAGGALADAIVTAPDLTERQKQVLLDVYESFRRENAAKNTDQHTEE from the coding sequence GTGGACAAGTCCATCGACAAGGCGGTCGCCGACCTGGGCCGCGACATCGGCGAGTACATCCGCCAGCAGCGCAACACCGCCAAGATCTCGTTGCGCCAACTGGCGAAGCTCGCCGGGGTGTCCAACCCTTACCTCAGCCAGATCGAGCGGGGACTGCGCAAGCCGAGCGCGGAGATCCTCCAGCAGATCGCCAAAGGGCTGCGGATCTCGGCGGAGGCGCTCTACGTCGAGGCCGGGATCCTCGAACAACGCGCGGGCGGCGCGCTGGCCGACGCCATCGTCACCGCCCCGGACCTGACCGAGCGGCAGAAGCAGGTGCTGCTCGACGTCTACGAGTCGTTCCGGCGGGAGAACGCCGCGAAGAACACAGACCAGCACACCGAGGAGTGA
- a CDS encoding protein-L-isoaspartate(D-aspartate) O-methyltransferase: MDPAANLRDELVDSLVAAGVLADPRWVEAFRQVPRHVFLPGFFTPGPGGTWRAVTSDAPDHLEAVYRNQVCVTQLDGSDAAWEQALATGRPVEGVPTSSSSMPTIMAIMLEALDVRPGDTVLEIGTGTGYNAALLCHVLGSGAVTSVDVDGGVLARAVARLAEAGYRPWCAEADGELGFPQRAPYSRVLGTCAVSRVPVAWLDQVEPGGMIVTTLNRALGAGLLRLVVHDGVATGRVMIDDGRFMPLRAHNQSWAEAALATAATAPATTSRTTPLPARAVVDPVSGFEFFAGLALPDVVTAGDPVRLVHPDGSWVRYHDGVVDQGGPRELWTSAEQAYETWRNLGRPRRQHFTFTASRDEQHFALDGSALTWPI, translated from the coding sequence GTGGACCCGGCGGCGAACCTCCGCGACGAGCTGGTCGACTCGCTCGTGGCCGCCGGCGTGCTCGCCGACCCGCGGTGGGTCGAGGCGTTTCGCCAGGTACCGCGGCACGTCTTCCTGCCCGGGTTCTTCACGCCCGGCCCCGGCGGCACGTGGCGGGCGGTGACGTCCGACGCCCCGGACCACCTGGAGGCGGTCTACCGGAACCAGGTGTGCGTCACCCAGCTCGACGGGTCGGACGCGGCCTGGGAGCAAGCACTCGCGACCGGTCGCCCCGTGGAAGGGGTACCCACCAGCTCGTCGAGCATGCCGACGATCATGGCGATCATGCTGGAGGCGCTGGACGTGCGCCCCGGCGACACCGTGCTGGAGATCGGGACGGGCACCGGCTACAACGCGGCCCTGCTGTGCCACGTGCTCGGGTCCGGGGCGGTGACCTCGGTGGACGTGGACGGCGGTGTGCTCGCGCGGGCCGTGGCGCGGCTGGCGGAGGCGGGGTACCGGCCGTGGTGCGCCGAGGCGGACGGCGAGCTGGGGTTCCCGCAGCGGGCGCCGTACTCGCGGGTGCTGGGGACGTGCGCGGTGTCGCGGGTGCCGGTGGCGTGGCTGGACCAGGTCGAGCCGGGCGGGATGATCGTGACGACGCTCAACCGGGCACTGGGCGCGGGCTTGCTGCGCCTGGTCGTGCACGACGGCGTCGCGACCGGTCGGGTCATGATCGACGACGGCCGGTTCATGCCGCTGCGCGCGCACAACCAGTCCTGGGCCGAGGCGGCTCTCGCGACGGCGGCCACCGCTCCGGCGACGACCTCCCGCACCACCCCGTTGCCCGCGCGGGCGGTGGTGGACCCGGTGTCCGGCTTCGAGTTCTTCGCGGGCCTGGCCCTACCGGACGTGGTGACGGCGGGCGACCCGGTGCGCCTGGTCCACCCGGACGGCTCGTGGGTCCGGTACCACGACGGCGTCGTCGACCAGGGCGGCCCGCGCGAGCTGTGGACCTCGGCCGAACAGGCCTACGAGACCTGGCGCAACCTCGGCCGTCCCCGCCGGCAGCACTTCACCTTCACGGCGAGCCGCGACGAGCAGCACTTCGCCCTCGACGGCTCGGCGCTGACCTGGCCGATCTGA
- a CDS encoding zf-TFIIB domain-containing protein — protein sequence MICPKCHEAMRTIARGSVHIDQCDNCKGVFLDGGELEQIIAAEQAHYAQPPAYPTDVPGGVPGGVPAHPGGPGVPAHPGGSGVPAYQPPPAAPGTPPPYQPPPGTVPGPPPPGYPGGYQDYRHYPHRRRSFLEELFD from the coding sequence GTGATCTGCCCCAAGTGCCACGAGGCGATGCGGACCATCGCCCGCGGGTCCGTGCACATCGACCAGTGCGACAACTGCAAGGGCGTCTTCCTCGACGGCGGTGAGCTGGAACAGATCATCGCGGCCGAGCAGGCCCACTACGCGCAGCCACCCGCCTACCCGACCGACGTGCCCGGTGGGGTGCCCGGTGGGGTGCCCGCGCACCCAGGCGGCCCCGGTGTGCCGGCTCATCCGGGCGGGTCCGGTGTGCCCGCCTACCAACCGCCGCCCGCCGCGCCCGGGACGCCGCCGCCCTACCAGCCGCCGCCGGGCACGGTGCCGGGTCCGCCGCCGCCCGGGTACCCCGGTGGCTACCAGGACTACCGGCACTACCCGCACCGCCGGCGCAGCTTCCTGGAGGAGCTGTTCGACTGA